The segment ATGAACCCGAAGTAGCTTTCCGGCGACCAGATGATCTGGAAGCCCAGCATCTCGTTGAACTGCATGGTGATTTGGATGGCCTTCGGAAGCAGCAGGAAAAAGCTGAAGCAGCAGCCCAGCAAAAAGAGGAACAGCACGCTGACCGAACCGGGGATCAGCAATCGTTTTTCCCGCTTCGTCAAAGCGGGAGCCAAAAACTTGGCCATGTTGTATAGGAAAAATGGAGACGAAACGCCGATCCCCACGATCAGACCGATGTGCAGCATGGCAGTGTAGACCCCCGTGATGTTGCGCGTGGCCAGCCCCGCGAACGCCCTGATCTCGTCCACCGAGTAGTTTTGATTCAGTGGATACATCAGGATTTCCTTCACGTCCTGGATGAAGATCATCGACGCGATGAAGGAGAGAAAGAAAACCGCTAGCGGCTTGATGAGGGTCCACCGCAACTCCTCCAAGTGGTCCAGAAATCCCATCTGCTTGGGATCGCCAGCCCAATCGGCTTGCTCTTCATCGTTGTCAACATCCTTGGGGACAATATCGCTCATAGACTTCGCTAACAGGCTCGCTTATTGAACGACTGTTCCTCCGCTCGCAACCGCAAATCGCGAGACCTGCCCAACGATGCTCGGCGATGCCGAAACGAACGGTCCGCAAACAGCGCAAGTGACAGCACGTAGCATTCACGTTGACACAGACTCTCCCATCACTATGAGGAACCCCTTTTCTTATTCGGGAAGAAGCACCCAAGCGGCTTCCTAACCACAACATCGCAAACCCAAGCTATAGCAGTATGGCACCAAAAAAGACAGCGAAACGCGCAAAACCAGCCAAAAAGGCCACTCGTAAAACAGCGAAGCGTGCTCCTAAGAAGGCAGCAGCTAAGAACGTCAAGTACGTTTACTCGTTCGGCAAGCAGACCGACGGTGACGCAACAATGAGAGAGCTTCTCGGCGGCAAGGGCGCGAACCTCGCTGAGATGGCCAAGATCGGCTTGCCCGTTCCTCCTGGCTTCACCATCACCACCGACGTTTGCACCTACTACTACGCAAACGGTCGCACCTACCCCACCACCTTGCAGAAGGAGATGGAAGAAGCGGTGGCCAAGATGGAAAAGCAGATGGGCACCAAGTTTGGCGCCACTGACGGCATGCCCTTGCTGGTCGCGGTTCGCTCAGGCGCTCGCGACTCCATGCCGGGCATGATGGATACCATCCTCAACCTCGGCCTCAACGACGCTTCCGTCGAAGCACTGACCAAGGCCACCGACAATCCTCGTTTCGCTTGGGACTGCTACCGCCGCTTCATCCAGATGTACGGAGACGTCGTTCTCGGCGTGCAGAAGGCGGAAGGCGAAGACGTCGAGCCGTTCGAAGGCGTCATCGAACACTACAAGCACGAAGTTTACGGCGAGGACATCATCGACTCCTCCCTCACCGCCGAAGACCAGCAGGAGCTCGTCAAGCGCTTCAAGGCCCTGGTTAAGGAACGCACTGGTCAAGGCTTCCCCGAAGATCCTTGGGATCAGCTGCGCGGCGCCGCCGGCGCTGTATTCGGTTCCTGGATGAACGACCGCGCCATCGTCTACCGCCAAAAGTACGGCATCCCCTCCGAATGGGGCACGGCGGTCAACGTCCAGGCCATGGTATTCGGAAACACCGGCGAGACCTCCGGTTCCGGCGTGGCCTTCACTCGCAACCCGGCCAACGGCGCCAACGAGTTCTACGGCGAGTTCCTCGTCAACGCTCAGGGCGAAGACGTGGTAGCTGGCGTGCGCACTCCAGAGCCAGTAGCCAAGCTGAAGGACGTCATGCCGAAGTCCTACGCCGAGCTGCTCAAGGTTCGCAAGAAGCTGGAAAAGCACTTCCGCGATGTGCAGGACGTCGAGTTCACCATCCAGGAAGGCAAGCTGTACATGCTGCAGACTCGCAACGGCAAGCGCACCGCCGCCGCCGCTCTGAAGTTCGCCGTGGACATGGTTAAGGAAAAGCTCATCACCTGGGAAACCGCTGTCCTGCGCAACCCGGCTGACCAGCTCGACCAGCTGCTCGCTCCGATCTTCGACACCGCCGAAGTCAAGAAGGCCAAGGTGCTTTCCACCGGCCTCCCCGCAGGCCCTGGCGCCGCCGCCGGCAAGATCTACTTCAACGCCGAGCGCGCTGTCGACGCCGCCAAGAAGAACGAAAAGGTTCTCCTGGTACGCGTCGAAACCTCCCCGGAAGACCTTCGCGGCATGATCGCGGCTGACGGCATCCTCACCGCTCGCGGTGGCGTCTCCTCCCACGCCGCTCTGGTCGCTCGCCAGATGGGCAAGGTCTGCGTCTGCGGCGCCTCCGCTCTGCAGATCAACTACGACGACAAGACCCTCACCGTTGGCAAGAACGTCTTCCACGAAGGCGACTTCCTCTCCATCGACGGCACCACGGGCGACGTTTTCGCGGGCAAGATCGAAACGGCTCCTTCGGAAATCATCGACGGCCTCATCAACGGAAAGAAGACCGCCCAGAAGACCGAGAAGTACGAATCCTACATGCAGCTCATGGAGTGGTGCTCCAAGGCGACTCGCATGGACGTTCGCACCAACGCGGACACTCCGGAGCAGACCAAGAACGCGATCGCCTTCGGCGCTTCCGGCATCGGTCTGACGCGTACCGAGCACATGTTCTTCGAAGGCGACCGCATCGACGCCATGCGCGAGATGATCCTCGCCGACACGCTCGAAGATCGCCAGAAGGCCCTCAAGAAGCTTCTTCCCTACCAGCGCAAGGACTTCGCGGGCATCTTCCGCGCCCTCAAGGGCCTGCCCGCCACCATCCGTTTGCTCGACCCGCCGCTGCACGAGTTCCTTCCTCACACCAAGGAACAGCAGATGGACCTCGCTCGCACCCTCGACATCAAGGTCGAGAAGATCATGCAGCGCGTGGCTGAACTGCACGAGTTCAATCCGATGCTTGGCTTCCGCGGCTGCCGTCTCGCGATCTGCTATCCGGAAATCGCGGAAATGCAGGCTCGCGCCATCTTCGAGGCGGCCGCTCAGGTCACCAAGAAGGGCATCCCAGCCAAGCCGGAAGTCATGGTTCCTCTAGTCGGCTTCAAGAAGGAGCTCGACGAGCAGGTCGCCATCATCAAGCGCGTAGCAGCTGAGGTTGAAGAAAAGAAGGGCGTGAAGCTCGACTACACCGTAGGCACCATGATCGAAGTACCTCGCGGCGCCTTGACCGCGGACCAGATCGCGGAAACCGCGGAGTTCTTCTCCTTCGGCACCAACGACCTCACCCAGACCACCCTGGGCATGTCGCGCGACGACACCGGTTCTTTCCTCGGCGCTTACCAGGAAAAGGAGATCCTCACCGCCAACCCGTTCGCTTCCATCGATCAGACTGGCGTAGGCCAGCTGGTGAAGATCGCGATCGAAAAGGGCCGCGCCACTCGTCCGAACATCAAGCTCGGCATCTGTGGCGAGCACGGCGGCGATCCCGCTTCCGTGAAGTTCTGCCACAACGCAGGTCTGTCCTACGTCTCTTGCTCGCCGTTCCGCGTGCCAGTCGCTCGCCTCGCCGCCGCTCAGGCCGCGATCCTCGAGAAGCGGGCAGCGAAGGCAGCTAAGAAGGCGGCCAAGAAGAAGTAATGCTTCCTCGCGTATCAGATAACTAATTACACTGCCCTGCCTCCGAAAAACCGGAGGCGGGGCTTTTCATTGCTACCCACGAATCTCACAAATCGTCACGAATCCCAAATGGAAGAAGGATTGGTGAGATTGGTGGGCGAAAGAATCACCACAACCAAATGTTCGATCTCGAGGAAAATAGAAAAAAGGTCCAACGCGCCGTTTTGATCGGCGTGCAAGACTCGCGCATGAGCAGCGAGGACGCGGAGCGATTGCTCGACGAGCTGGAAGAGCTCGTATCCAACCTGGACATACCCGTAATCGAACGAATGGTGGTGAAGCTGAGAAAGACCCATCCCGCGTTCCTTCTCGGCACCGGCAAGGTAAACGAGATCCTTGCCCTAGTGAAGGAGTTGGAAGCGGACGTCATCATCTTCGACGACGAATTGACGCCCGCCCAGCAGCGCAACTGGGAGGCGGAATCCAATATCGCAGTCATCGATCGTCAGGAAATCATCATCGATATCTTCTCCGAGCGGGCCCACACCAAGGAAGCCGCCCTGCAAGTACAGCTCGCTCGCATGGAATACTCGCTCCCTCGCTTGCGCCGAGCGTGGACACACCTCAGTCGACAGCGGGGCGGCGGAACCGGAGCGCGTGGTCAAGGGGAGACGCAGCTCGAAGCGGACTCCCGCATGGTGCGCGATCGAATCGCGGTAGTGAAAAAGGAGCTCAAGGAAGTCATCCAACATCGCCACGTGCAGCGGGCCAAGCGCTTGCGCAAACCGGTTCCGACTGTGGCCATCGTAGGCTACACCAACGCTGGCAAGTCCTCCCTGCTCAACACCCTCACCGACGCCGAAGTTCTAGCGGAAGATAAGCTTTTCGCCACTCTCGACCCCACAACCCGTCGCTTGCAGCTCGACAACAGCCAGTACGTCTTGGTCACCGACACGGTCGGATTCGTGCGCCGCCTTCCGCACCGTCTGGTCGAGGCCTTCAAGGCTACGCTCGAAGAAGCGGTTGTCGCCGATTTGCTGATACACGTGGTGGACGTCACCAATCCCGATGCGGAGAAGCACTTCGAGACCACCATGGAGGTCCTCAAGGAAATCGAGGCCGACAAGAATCCGATGCTGGTGGTCTTCAACAAGATCGACGCGCTGGAGGACCCGAGCGATCGCGAGCGCTTTCTCTTCACCCACAAGGACGCGCTCTACCTAAGCGCCAAGACCGGCGAAGGGGTGGCAGAGCTGAAAGAAGCGATCGCCCACCATCTGAATTCGAAGTATCGCTCCACAGAGCTGCTGATCCCGCACGATCGCTACGATGTCATTGCCAAGCTGCACGGCAGTGGCGGCATCAGAAATCAGGAAACGCAGGACGAAGGCGTCTACATCGAAGGCATATTCCCTCCTGCTCTCTCAGGGATCATCGAACCATTCATCAAGAAATAGGCTCCGGCTCTGGCCCAAAAGACAGGGCGGGATCGCCGAGTCCGCCGCAGCTAAGCTTTCGCCTCACGGAGCGAGGGCAGAGCGTCGCGGAATCGTAACCATCGATCAGTGGACTCGTTCGTTAGCCCCATTACAACCACCGTCCATGAACAACGATCTTCCCTCCCGCTCCCGAAGAAACTTTCTCAAAACCGCTGGAGCCGCCCTCGCCTTCACTGGATTGCAGCGCTATTCGCGAGCTGCCGACAAATTGATCGGCGCCCGCGGAGCAGCTACCACTTCCTCGGCTGCCGTCGAGGGCTTCGGACCGCTTCTTGACGATCCCGCAGGCCTGATCCGCCTTCCGAAGGGTTTCACCTACCAAAGCTTTTCCAAGACGGGCGAGCTCATGGATGACGGCTTTCATGTTCCCGGAGCCCATGACGGCATGGCAGCCTTCGAAGGTCCCGACGGGTCGACGCTTCTAGTACGCAACCACGAGATGAGCCCGGGGAACGATGATGCTAGCCCGTTCCAATCAAGCGACGAGCTCTTCGAAAGGGCCCGTCCCCACATGTATGATACGGCCCACGGCAGGCATGCCTGTACCGGTGGTACCACTACACTCGTTTACGATACGCGAAACAAGAAACTGCTGCAGCACTCCTTCTCGCTCGCGGGAACCATGCGAAACTGCTCAGGCGGACCGACCCCGTGGGGAACTTGGATCACCTGCGAGGAAACAGTGGTCCGCTCTGGCGACATCCTAGAGAAGGACCATGGCTACTGTTTCGAGGTGCCCGCGACTGCGGAAATGAGGCTCGCCCCTTCGACGCCGATCAAAGGCATGGGTCGCTTCAATCATGAAGCCGTCGCGGTGGACCCGGCCACCAGCATCGTCTATCTCACCGAGGATCGGCCCGATGGGCTGCTCTACCGCTACGTGCCGAAAACTCCGGGCAAGATGCTCGACGGAGGAAAGCTTCAAGCTCTCGCGATCAAGGATGCGCCTTCCCGCGACACGCGAAACTGGAGGGAAATCGGCCAGCCCGACTTTCCGATCGACACGCCCATCGCAGCGGAGTGGATCGACCTCCAGAACATTGAAGCCCCAGAAGACGATCTGCGCTATCGCGGCTTTCAGCGAGGAGCCGCTCGTTTCGCCCGTGGAGAAGGCATGGTCTACAGCGATGGCCATATCTATTTCGCCTGCACCAACGGTGGGGCGAGGAAATTCGGTCAAATTTTCAAGTATTCGCCTAGCAACTACGAAGCAACCAATCAGGAAAGCTCCCAGCCAGGCACGCTATCGCTTCATATCGAATCGCACGACAGCAAGCTGATGCAGGCTTGCGACAATCTCACGGTGGCGCCGTGGGGCGACGTTATCATTTGCGAGGACGATAGCGAGAAGAGCGCCATCGTAGGCGTGACGCCCGAGGGCAAGCTCTACCATATCGCCCACATCGCTATGCAAAGCGAGCTCGCAGGCGCCTGTTTCTCCCCCGACGGGACGACCTTGTTCGTGAACGTGCAGAAGAACCCCGGTCAAACCCTCGCCATCACGGGACCTTGGGAATCACGTAGGATTTCATCTTGATAGAACGCCGCAGATCAATGACGAAACGCGACGCACAAACCGCCTCGCCACGTGCGGTTCCTAGCTGGCCAGTCCTCGATCCTGTGCCAAGAACGAACGCCACTGGCTCTGCGTGATCGAAAGCTGATCTTCAGCAACCCACTCGCCTCTTTTCATGAAACCTTCTTCAAGGTGACGCTTGAAGCGAAAGCCGTTCTTTTCCAGAACGCGGCGACTCGCGAAATTCCAATCCGCATGGCAGGCTTCAATCACTTTCAAGCCTAGCTCGGTGAAACAGAAATCCAGCAGACGCTGCAGCGCCTCGCTCATGTACCCGTAATTTTGATACTTTGGGTGCGTCCAGAAGCCAACCGAATCGCCACAGGGTCGCTCCTCGATAGCGATGCGCCCCACCGGAGTCCCATTCTCCTTGAGCTCCATCGTGAAGACGTAGGCCGTGCCCGCGTTCCAGTTTTCTATGGTTTTATGAAAGGTCTCTACGCACGCTTCCTTGGCTTCCGGCGGATCCCAGAGCATGCCATCATTGAAACTGGGATACCGAGTCGCATCAAAGATGAAATCGATATCCTCGAGCAACGGACAACGCAAAATCAAGCGATCCGTCTCCAATCGCGTATCGAGCGAAAGCGGCTTCATAACGAGGGAAAGAAATAAGGCTCAACCTTCCCTCGTCAAATCGGATTTTCGGGCGGAGACCGCCTAACCGAGCGGGCATTCTAAAAACGCAGATTAGCCACGAGGACGGCGGCCGCTCCCATCAGTACGGACCGCGAATCTGATCGCGAACCTTCTCTTGATAAAACGCGCTCAGCTTGTCGTGCAGTTCCGCGCCGAGTTCAGGCAGGTCCGCAATCGCCGCGTTGCCCTTGGCCTGCTCGACCTTTGTCGCCCCAGGGATAACGACCGACACCGCGTCGTGATCGAGAATCCAACGCAAAGCCATCTGGGCCATGGTCATGCCCTCAGGCGCCATCGCTTTCAGTTCCGTAGCGAGCTCGACTCCCTTTTCGTACGGCAGCCCGGCAAAGGTTTCGCCCACGTTGAAGGCATCGCCATTCTTGTTGTAGTTGCGATGGTCCGACTCCGAAAAGGTCGTATCCGATTTGAACTTACCCGTAAGCAAGCCGCTGGCCAGCGGCACTCGAGCGATTATGCCTACCTTGCTCGCCTTGGCCTTTTCGAAAAGCGTTGCGATAGGCTTTTGACGGAAAATGTTGAAAATGATCTGCAG is part of the Pelagicoccus sp. SDUM812003 genome and harbors:
- the tatC gene encoding twin-arginine translocase subunit TatC; this encodes MSDIVPKDVDNDEEQADWAGDPKQMGFLDHLEELRWTLIKPLAVFFLSFIASMIFIQDVKEILMYPLNQNYSVDEIRAFAGLATRNITGVYTAMLHIGLIVGIGVSSPFFLYNMAKFLAPALTKREKRLLIPGSVSVLFLFLLGCCFSFFLLLPKAIQITMQFNEMLGFQIIWSPESYFGFITWIVIGMGVAFQFPLIAIVLVYLDILTVEKLRSFRRVAIISFFIAAAVLTPPDPVTQIMMAIPMMVLYEVAIFVSRFVVKRRIRAEEAWENEDV
- a CDS encoding GNAT family protein, yielding MKPLSLDTRLETDRLILRCPLLEDIDFIFDATRYPSFNDGMLWDPPEAKEACVETFHKTIENWNAGTAYVFTMELKENGTPVGRIAIEERPCGDSVGFWTHPKYQNYGYMSEALQRLLDFCFTELGLKVIEACHADWNFASRRVLEKNGFRFKRHLEEGFMKRGEWVAEDQLSITQSQWRSFLAQDRGLAS
- the ppdK gene encoding pyruvate, phosphate dikinase, which encodes MAPKKTAKRAKPAKKATRKTAKRAPKKAAAKNVKYVYSFGKQTDGDATMRELLGGKGANLAEMAKIGLPVPPGFTITTDVCTYYYANGRTYPTTLQKEMEEAVAKMEKQMGTKFGATDGMPLLVAVRSGARDSMPGMMDTILNLGLNDASVEALTKATDNPRFAWDCYRRFIQMYGDVVLGVQKAEGEDVEPFEGVIEHYKHEVYGEDIIDSSLTAEDQQELVKRFKALVKERTGQGFPEDPWDQLRGAAGAVFGSWMNDRAIVYRQKYGIPSEWGTAVNVQAMVFGNTGETSGSGVAFTRNPANGANEFYGEFLVNAQGEDVVAGVRTPEPVAKLKDVMPKSYAELLKVRKKLEKHFRDVQDVEFTIQEGKLYMLQTRNGKRTAAAALKFAVDMVKEKLITWETAVLRNPADQLDQLLAPIFDTAEVKKAKVLSTGLPAGPGAAAGKIYFNAERAVDAAKKNEKVLLVRVETSPEDLRGMIAADGILTARGGVSSHAALVARQMGKVCVCGASALQINYDDKTLTVGKNVFHEGDFLSIDGTTGDVFAGKIETAPSEIIDGLINGKKTAQKTEKYESYMQLMEWCSKATRMDVRTNADTPEQTKNAIAFGASGIGLTRTEHMFFEGDRIDAMREMILADTLEDRQKALKKLLPYQRKDFAGIFRALKGLPATIRLLDPPLHEFLPHTKEQQMDLARTLDIKVEKIMQRVAELHEFNPMLGFRGCRLAICYPEIAEMQARAIFEAAAQVTKKGIPAKPEVMVPLVGFKKELDEQVAIIKRVAAEVEEKKGVKLDYTVGTMIEVPRGALTADQIAETAEFFSFGTNDLTQTTLGMSRDDTGSFLGAYQEKEILTANPFASIDQTGVGQLVKIAIEKGRATRPNIKLGICGEHGGDPASVKFCHNAGLSYVSCSPFRVPVARLAAAQAAILEKRAAKAAKKAAKKK
- the hflX gene encoding GTPase HflX — protein: MFDLEENRKKVQRAVLIGVQDSRMSSEDAERLLDELEELVSNLDIPVIERMVVKLRKTHPAFLLGTGKVNEILALVKELEADVIIFDDELTPAQQRNWEAESNIAVIDRQEIIIDIFSERAHTKEAALQVQLARMEYSLPRLRRAWTHLSRQRGGGTGARGQGETQLEADSRMVRDRIAVVKKELKEVIQHRHVQRAKRLRKPVPTVAIVGYTNAGKSSLLNTLTDAEVLAEDKLFATLDPTTRRLQLDNSQYVLVTDTVGFVRRLPHRLVEAFKATLEEAVVADLLIHVVDVTNPDAEKHFETTMEVLKEIEADKNPMLVVFNKIDALEDPSDRERFLFTHKDALYLSAKTGEGVAELKEAIAHHLNSKYRSTELLIPHDRYDVIAKLHGSGGIRNQETQDEGVYIEGIFPPALSGIIEPFIKK
- a CDS encoding alkaline phosphatase PhoX, with protein sequence MNNDLPSRSRRNFLKTAGAALAFTGLQRYSRAADKLIGARGAATTSSAAVEGFGPLLDDPAGLIRLPKGFTYQSFSKTGELMDDGFHVPGAHDGMAAFEGPDGSTLLVRNHEMSPGNDDASPFQSSDELFERARPHMYDTAHGRHACTGGTTTLVYDTRNKKLLQHSFSLAGTMRNCSGGPTPWGTWITCEETVVRSGDILEKDHGYCFEVPATAEMRLAPSTPIKGMGRFNHEAVAVDPATSIVYLTEDRPDGLLYRYVPKTPGKMLDGGKLQALAIKDAPSRDTRNWREIGQPDFPIDTPIAAEWIDLQNIEAPEDDLRYRGFQRGAARFARGEGMVYSDGHIYFACTNGGARKFGQIFKYSPSNYEATNQESSQPGTLSLHIESHDSKLMQACDNLTVAPWGDVIICEDDSEKSAIVGVTPEGKLYHIAHIAMQSELAGACFSPDGTTLFVNVQKNPGQTLAITGPWESRRISS